In the genome of Pseudanabaena mucicola str. Chao 1806, the window AATACCAAGACTCAAGAGGTAATTGCCGAAGGTAACGTCTTTTTTACCCGTGGTGATCAAAAAATTCGTGGCACAAAGCTAACCTATAACTACGGCAGTGTCAGAGGTGAATTAATCAAAGCTTCGGGTTCCGTTGACCTTGGCAATTTAATTAATTCCGAAGTCTCGCGATCCCTTGCGGATACCGCAACTAATTCGATTACGATTTCGGCAACTGGTAATAGTGACTCTACTGATGGACAAGTGCGTCGCTTTGGATTTGTTGCTGAGCGCTTAATTCTAGATGGTGATACTTGGACAGCAGAGAATCTGCGTGTTACTAACGATCCATTTAGTCCACCTGAGTTGGAACTAGTTACTAACAAAGCTACCTTAACACCGATTTCCCCTACCCAAAATCGTCTCGATTTGGAATCGCCCACGGTGGTGTTTGATCAGGGCTTTTCGCTACCCTTACCACTAAATAGCATTACCCTTGATCGGTTTCAGCGTTTTGCGCCTGCATTAGTGGGTTTCGATCAACGCGATCGCGATGGGGTGTTCTATCAACAAAGCTTTGACGTTGTTTCTCAACCGAATCTCAGCTTTCAATTGTCGCCGCAATTACTGATCCAACGCGCCTTTTCTTCGGGACAGAGTGGTGTATCAGCATATGACATTTTTGGGGTGGTGGCGACTTTAAATGGAGCTTTTGATGATGGTCAGAGATTATCAGCAAGGGCAAGTCTATCGGGTTTAGATTTTGGCAATCTAGATACGATTCTGCGTCTCAATGCAACCCATTCCATGACTGTCTTTGGCAATCATACCTTGCTATCCCAATATGCTTTTCGCGATCGCGTCTTCAATGGTTCCCTTGGCTTTCAGGATGTCAACAATATTGTGGGATCGACCCTGCTTTCCCCAAACTATGTTTTGGGCGATTCCAAAATTTCCTTTAACTATCAACTGGCAGCGCAATTAATAGGGGCAGTCCGCGATGATGTGGCTGTGCCGAATACTGTTGGCACATTAATCCGTTTGCAGAGTGCAGCCGTTCTCAGTCGTGCCTTCCCTCTCTTGCGTGGCGAACCTGCACCTGCGGAAAAGGAAACAGGTTTGCGCTTCTCTCCTAAGCCAATTGTGCCGAAACTAGATGCTGTTGTTGCTCTACAGGGTATTAATTCTTTTTATTCCAATGCTGCTAGTCAATCGATACTTTATG includes:
- a CDS encoding DUF3769 domain-containing protein, with protein sequence MDFLALPLSQLPPRPYAEVRPQSPQPLVSPPTLQSHIATRLNFELPLEVRSQLELFLDRLPEPDAIVSKLIVPTLTAQVGPVKPNSLPKPKPTDKPRQASPPKDPATNSQDIKPVLRDLAPLLRNLLKVVSDRQEYDINTQVFVAEGNVLIRYKKSELKADRVQLNTKTQEVIAEGNVFFTRGDQKIRGTKLTYNYGSVRGELIKASGSVDLGNLINSEVSRSLADTATNSITISATGNSDSTDGQVRRFGFVAERLILDGDTWTAENLRVTNDPFSPPELELVTNKATLTPISPTQNRLDLESPTVVFDQGFSLPLPLNSITLDRFQRFAPALVGFDQRDRDGVFYQQSFDVVSQPNLSFQLSPQLLIQRAFSSGQSGVSAYDIFGVVATLNGAFDDGQRLSARASLSGLDFGNLDTILRLNATHSMTVFGNHTLLSQYAFRDRVFNGSLGFQDVNNIVGSTLLSPNYVLGDSKISFNYQLAAQLIGAVRDDVAVPNTVGTLIRLQSAAVLSRAFPLLRGEPAPAEKETGLRFSPKPIVPKLDAVVALQGINSFYSNAASQSILYGTLGLSGEVGNFAKDFLDYTGFNISYTQAFSSGRSPFIFDRVADTRLISAGIVQQIYGPLRFGIQQSWSLDTGTLFDSTYSLEYTRRTYAVLIRYNPNQGLGELLLRISDFNWTRPPSNVTNVQNGIEQRN